The Candidatus Lernaella stagnicola sequence GCCGAAGTCGAAGGCGTGACGGTCAGCGTCGATCGTCGGGATTTCGCGGGCAACTGGCAGGAAGATTGGCCCGGTCGGCCGGAAGACGACGCCTATCGTATCGCGCTCAACGGCGACAAAATCAGCCTCGAAGTGCTTTCCAATCCGGACCGGCAGGCCCTGGGCGACATGGAATGGAACGGCCGGCGCTTGAACTTCGAACTGTACTACAACGATATTCCCTACCAATACGAGCTTTTCCTGGTCTCGAACACCCAACTCGTGGGCCTCGTCTCGGCGCCGAGTGGCGGCTGCAAGCGCGTGGTGTGGAATCGCGTGGGGCCACGGCGGACTTCGTCGTGGCTGCGCACCTCCACATGGAACGGCCGCTGGCGGGAATACTGGCCGCAGCGCGGCGAGCACGACGCGTACCGGTTGCAGGTGTCGCGGGGCGCGAAGATCGTCGTGGAAGCGATGACGAATCAGGCCAAACAGTCGCTCGCGGGGGTGCGCTTTAACGGCAAGACGTTGTCGTTCCAGGTTCGCTTCGGCGAGAACACGATTGTTTACGAGCTGCGCCTGGATGATTCGAACACGATCCGCGGCACGGCGCGCACGCAGGACGGCCAGAGTCGGCCGATCGTGTGGTTGCGCGAAAAATGATCGAGGCTTCGTCTACAATTCCGCCAATCCGCAGAGCTGGTCGACCCGCGTGATGCACTGATCGCGCAGGGCCGCGCCGGTGGCTTTGTCGCGATTATCGAGGATGCACTGGGCGATTTGCTCGTCACGCAAACTGCCCCTGAGGCAATACGAGCACGCCTCGCGCACATCCTCGTCGACCAAGGATTGGCAATCCTCCGGGCCGGTCACGTCGTCGCAGAAATCCGGGTTGCAGTCGACGCCTTTTTGCCCTTCGTCGTCCTCGTCGCCGTCACCGCTGGAAAAACAGGCGGCGGCCATCGTCAACATGAGAACCGCGACCCACAACCAAACCACATTCGCCCTGAACCGATGCATGCCCTCTCCTAGAAGCAGAAGTTGTACCCGACGAAGATCACCGGCGAGATCGGCACGCTCTTTTCCACTCCCGCAGCATGCAGTTGCAGCTCGAAATCCACGAATCCCGGACCGGCTTTGATGCCTACGCCACCGAGCAAGCGACCGCCGAAACCGCCGCCCTTCACGTTTTGCGATTCTTCCTTTTTGTCGTCGGCGACGTCGAGATCGAGGCTCGTGTTTTTCGGAATGACGTCGAAGTCGTAGTAGTTGAACCCGATCCCCGCGCCTGCGTAAGGCTGCACTTTCCCATATCCAAACACCGCGTTCGCGCCAAGGTGAACGGGCAGCCACGTGCCGCTGATTTCCGGGTCGTCGCCGCCCAAAGCGCCGCCGGCGCCGAGCGGGACGTAGCCGAGTGAGCCGGTCACGGCCAGCCGCCACGAGTCGCGCCGCAAGACGGTGCGGGCCACGTTGAGTTCCAGGGCAAGGGCGTAAACGTCGGTAAACGGTATCGCGACGCCGAGTTTCGGCTCAAGACACCAGTCCGGTCCCCGGTGCTTGGCGCCCTTGGCTTTCCGCGAGCTTTTTTTACCCTTGGCCCCTTTCTTCCCTTTTTTCTTTTTGTCTTTCTTCTTCGCCCAAGTCGCCTGATTGGCCGGCGTTTCGTCGAAGGAACTGTCCGCCGCTGTGTTCAGTCCGATAAACGGATGAACATTCGCGTCTTCGGATGCGTTTTCGGCGGCGACGGCCGGTGCGGCCACAGTGACCAAGCAGAAACATAGACACACGAACAATCCAATAGCAGCGCGTGTGCGCATGGCGCGCCCTCCCCTGAGGTTGTTTCGTTTTATTCGTTTTCGTCAATCACGTCGTAGTAACGACCCATCCAGTATGCCTGCAAAAAGTCGGCGCCGCCACCGTTGAGCAAGTCACCGTGTGACTCCGACACGCGGAACGGGCCGTCTTTATAGTAGTTGGTCGTGCCGCCGAACTCCCAGAAAGGCGCACCGTAAATGCCCTGGTGGCGTCCGCCCTGGAAGTAATCGAGTTTCCAAAACAGCGACGGCAGGGGCGAGGCGCACCATTCCGGGTCGATGCGGTGGTCGATATCGAAGGTCTCCTTCGGGAAGGGAATTTCCCGCAGGCGCCAGATCGCGAAGTCCAAGACGTCGAGGGTGTCGGGCGCGGGTTCGGAGAACGAGTACGCCGCGATGGGCCACATCACCTGCCCCGTGACGCCGTTGAGTCGCATGCCGTTGGTCCAGCCGGTGGTGAATAGGCCGAGGCCGTCGGCGCCGGTGGCTTCGATGAGTTGATAGAGCACGATCGTGCCCACGGTGTTGAGGTGTTGCCCGGACCAATCGGACACGCCCCAGAGATAGAACATGCCGTCGCCGATGAAGGTCCACACCTCGTAGAGCAGGTTGCTCCAGATTTCGTCGTAGCGGTCGAGGAAGCGCTGCTCGCCGTTCGTGAGATAGGCCAGCAGGTTGGCGGTCATCTCGTTGAAATTGCCGTCGCGCGCGATCGCGGCGTAATCGGCCAGAATGACGGCGCGGTCGGCGATGCCCTGCCGGTACACGTCGTACTGCGGCTCGTTGGGCAGGTACAGGTAGGACATCAAATAGCTGTAGTAGAGGCCCTTGATCATGTCGTTGTTCCCGCCGGTGAGCCAGTCGTAATCTTCGTACGGCGCGGCCCCCTGCACCCATTCTTTGCTGCCGTCGGCGACATGCGGCCGCACGGCGCGCGCAAACGTGGTGTTGTCTTGCGGGATGTCGTGGGCGAGGAATTCACCGTCCAGCACAAGCAGCCAGTTGTCGAGCGCTTCCTGCTCGCCGGTCACGAGATAGCGCCACACCTGGCTGGCCAGGTAGCAGCCCGACCACAGCAGCGCGTCGCCGGATTCCTTCTGATGCAGTGGCACGGAGTCGACCACCGCCTCGCTGAACATGCCCTGCGGGTTGAGGAAGTAGAGCGGCATCTCCTCGTCGAAGAAGGCTGCTTTTTCGGCCAGCGTCGGCCCGTAGGCGCGCGACCGCAGCATCGTCTCGGCCATGCTGATTTCGTCGAGCCATTTGTTGACGACGCGGATGGTGTCGGGATGATCCCGGTACCACTCGAAATCCGTGCGGTAGTGATGGAAATAGTGAATGCCCGCCTCGAATTCCGGCCGGTCGCGGTAGTCGTCGTAAAACTCGAGCGCGTGGTACTCGCGCAGGAAAATATTGACGAGGGTTTTCAAAAACCCGGACATTTCCTCGTGACTTTGCCGCGTTTCATCCTCGTCAAGAAAGATCGGCGTTTCGCCGCCCGCTTCCTGGAAGGTCCACGTTTCGGTCGCGGCGTATTCCCGCGAAGCCTCCGGCGCCGAGGCGTAAGTGACGGTGTAGCCGTCCTTCGCGGTGGGCGTGGCGGTGGCCTCGATGACCACGCGCGGGCCGTCGATTTCCGCGTCGCGCGCCAGGTCGCCATAGGCGGAAATGAAATCGCCAACCTGCAACGACACGCTCAGTTTGTCGGGATCGACCTGCCCCAGCCACGCGCTGTGGACTTCGTAGTCGATGTCCTTGTAGGCGTCGGCGAAAGTGAGATCGGGGTAGCTCACGAGGCGGACGAACTCGTAGCCTTTTTCGGCCAGGTACACTTCGGCCGTGCCGGTGTAGTCGCCGTGCGTATCGGTGCCGGTGAGGGAGTAAACCCCAGGCGCGATTGCGGTCGGAGACGGCGGCGAATCGTCGTTATCATCATCGTCATCGGCGTCATTGTCGTCGTCGTCGTCACCAACGGTGTCGTCGTCGTCATCAATGGAGTCGTCATCGGCGTCATCATCGTCACCAACGGTGTCGTCATCGGCGTCGGCGTCATTGTCGTCATCGTCGCCACAGCCCGCGGCGAGCACCACGGCCAGCGCGATCAGCAGCAGTAAAAACAAGATCCGTTTGGCGTTCATGGCACAAATCCCCCTGCGTAAAACCGCTTCAGTTTACCCAGGCGGATCGGAGAACGCAAAACTGTCGGTGAGACGAAATCCTATCTCAACTTGAGCGCCAGCACCGCCAACATTGCGGCGATTCCGGCGACGATCCACATCCGGACGACGACTTTCGGCTCGGCTAGGCCACGCAGACGAAAGGCGTCGTGCATCGGGGCGCGGGACAACAAGCGCATGCCCAACGCACCGCGACCGACTCCAAGTTTGTCTTGAATCAGCGAGGAGCCGAACTCGGCGCAGAACAGGAAACCGGCGATCAGGAAAAGCAGTTCCTGTTTGACCAGCACCGCCGCGGTAGCCAACACGCCGCCGATGGCCAGGCTGCCCGCGTCGCCCATGAATACCGTGGCCGGGTAGGAGTTGTACCAAAGAAAGCCGATCAACGAACCGAACAGCGCGGCCAGGAAGACGGCCACTTCGCCCGCGCCTTTGATCTGATCGAACAGCAGGTAGTTGCTGATTTGCGCGTGGGAGAGGATGTAGGCGTAGATGACGTACACGCCGGCGGTCATGATCGCCGGGCCGGTGGCCAGCCCGTCCATGCCGTCGGTGAGGTTAATCGCGTTACTGATGCCCAGCACGACGCCCACGACAAAGGGCAGGTAAAGAATCCACAGGGGGATCGTTCCTTTAATGAAGGGCACGGTGATGTGACCGATCAAATGCCGCTCGTGAGGCGAGATGCCCGGAATGAGACAAACGAGGGCCAACAGCAGCGCGAAGATGCCTTGGTAAATGAGTTTCTCGCGGCGCGACAACCCTTCATCGGCGCGTTTGTGCACGACGATTTTCAGGTAGTCGTCGGCGGCCCCGATGGTCGTGAACCAAAGGAGCGCCAGGAAGAGAATCTGTACAAAACGGCTGGTGAGGTCGCAGGTGAGCAGCGCGACCAGGATCGTCACGAAAGCGAAAATCGTGCCGCCCATCTGCGGCGTGCCTTTTTTGTCGCTGATTTTCATCACGCCGTAATCGCGGGGCGTGTCGTGGATACCGGCGCGGTGCAGCAAACGGATCATCGGGCCGCCGAAGATCAACGTGCCCAAAATACCCAGCACCGCCGCCACGCCCACGCGCACGGTGATGTAGCCGAACAAGCGAACAAAGGACGTGACGGGACCCTGCGCGGCGGCTTGTTCGTAAATCCAGTACAGCACCTTAGGGTTCCTCCGGCAGTCCATCGAGCGCTCGACGCAGCGCGCGTTTGAGCGGCGAAATCGGTTCGACCATCTCCCCGGCGAGCAAAGTGCGGCCCAGCACCCGGCGCAGTTCGGCGACATCGGTCATGACGCCGCGGTCGAAGAGGCGACGACAGGCGTCGACTGCCGCGAGACGAATCGGCCAGCGCGGGTGATCGAGGAAGGCCGTCAGCCGGTCGCCGAGGCCGTCGGTGACGGCCAACTCAGCGTAGGCGCGAATGGCCACCGGGGCGACCTCGAAATGCCGGTCGTCCATGCGTTCGATGACCTTGGCGAAAACTTCATCGTCGCCACGCAAATCCTCCGCGAAGGCGATCGCGGCGCGCAGGGCGTATTGTCGGACTTCCCAGTACGTGTCGTCCAGGGCGTACAGCAGGGCGTCGCGAACCCGCGCGTCGAACGCGCCGATTTCCACGAGGCTGGTCAGCGCGTTGCGGCGTACGAAGCCGACATCGCGGGCGTCGCCGGTCAACACGCGCACGAGCCGCAAGCGCTTTTTCGCTTGTTCGGTGATCGCCCCGACCAGCGCGTCGATTCTGTCGGCCAACTTGAGCGCGCCGATCAGCTTGATGCCGATGTTGCGGATCCACCAGTCGTCGTGCGCCAGGTAGTTTTCGAGGCGCTCGCGAACGATGCTCATTTCTTCTTCGTTGAACTCGCGGCGTCGCGCTTCGGCCAGCAATGCGGCGGCACCCAGGGCGCGCACATTAAGGTTTTCGTCGTCGTGGTGCGGGCGAACGGGCAACCGCCCGAAGGGGCGGCCCAGGCCGAGACGAGCGCTGTAGAAATTCAGCAACTCGAGCAGTGGCCCGGTGCGCATTAAGTAGGCGAAGGCGACGAAAACGGCCAGGCCCAGCACGGCCGGAGTCCCGAACGACCACAGGTTGCGCAGGAAGCCGTGTCCGGAGCCGGGGTCTTGGAAAACGAGCTTGACGACCAGCACCATCACGATACCCGCGACCACTGTTTTGCCCACGGTGGCCAGCAAGTCGCGCGGCGAGAGCGGCGCGTGGTCGGCGGCGAGGCGGCGCGCCACGATGATGTGCCGCCAGACCATGTTGAAGGTGAAACCGATCGAGGTCGCCAAGGCGAGCCCGGCGTGTTGCAGGGGGGTGCGCACCAGCAGCAGGGCGAACACGAGGTACACGGCCAGGCTGCCGGCGTTGGTCACCATGCTCGTGCGGGTATCGAGCTGGCTGGAAAAAACGCGGCTGTAGAACGAGGTCAGCGACCAGCCCAGCAAACCCAGCGCGTAACACACGAGCGCGAGGCTGGTCATGGCCGTGTTGTGGGCGGTGAAGGCGCCGCCTTCGAAGATGACGCGCACCAACGGGGCGGCCAACACCACCATCAACGCGGTCGTGGGCAGGATAAGCATCAAAGTGGCCTCGATGCCGCGGCGAATCAGGTCGCGATATCGCTTGGCGTCACCGGTCGCGGCGACGTCGGCCAGGTCGCGCAGGAAGACGCGGTTGATGCTCATCGACAGCACGCTGAAGGGGAAAACCACCAGGATGCGTGAGAAATACAGCGCACTGACCGACCCGGCGATCAGGGGCGTCGCGAGAATTTTGTCGACCACGCCGCCCGCTTTGTTGAGCGTGGCGTCGATGAAGATGGGGCCGGAAAGCGCGGTGACTTTTTTCACACCCGGCTCGGCGGTGATGGTCGGGCGGTAGGCGTTCCACGCAACTTTTTCACGTAAGCCGCGGCGCAGCAGGAAGAACAACTGAAAGGCGATTTGCAGCGCGCCGCCGACCAACACGCCGATACCCAGCGAGTACATTCCGATCAGCGGGTTGAGTACCAGGACCGAAAAAATCACGCCGATGCTGTAAAACACCGGCGAGAACGCGTTCGGACCGAAACGATCGAAGCTCTGCAGCAACGTGCCCAAAAAGGCGCTGATGCTCATCAAAACAAGGAAGGGAAACATCAGCCGCGTCATGGCCACGGTTTGGCTGATCAGCCCCTTGTCGACGAAGCCCGGCGCCACCAGATGAATCCACCACGGGCAGGTCAAGATGCCCAACGTCGCCAAACCCGCGGAGAGGACGAAGAATAAATTGAACACCTGCCACGCCAGCCGCCAGGCGGGGCGCTTGTCGTCGCTGCGGCCGTGGAAGAGGCGGAACGACGGCAGGAACGCGTTCTCGAGGGCCATCTCGGCAACAACTTCGCGCATCAGGTTCGCCAGGCTGAGTGCCACCGCGAACACGTCCATGACGACGCCCGCACCGAAAAAGCGGCCCAAAAACGCTTCGCGGAAAAAGCCCATGACCTTGGCGCCCAGCGTGCCCACGCCCTGGGAAAATACATTCTCGACTGCGCCTTTGCCCGGCTCCTCCTGCGAAACGATGACGGTTTCGAATTCCAGGCCCAGTTCCATCTCGCCCGGCAGCACGATGGCATCGCCCACCGCCAGCGGCGTGGGGCCGTCCACGTCCTGCGTTCCCGATTCGCCGTGGCGACGCAACATCAGGGCGCGTCCGCGGCGCGGGATCAGGATCCATGTCTCGTCGATGCGGCCGTTGACGGCGCGGCTGGTGCGCTTGATGTCAAAATGGTGCCGCCGCAAGCCGCCGATCTTCAGGCGGACATCATCCCAGCGGCCGGCCCCGACGCGGCTGCGGTCGAAAAGGACTTCGGTGCGCTCGCCGACCGGATCAACCAGGAAAGTGCGGGGCCGCTGCACGCGGGTCGGCTTGGGTTTGGGCGGCGCGACCAGCTTGTCGGCCTCGTCACCGATGCTCGTCAGGCAGTCGATCACCACAAAGCTCGCCGCCGCCTCGCGCATGGCCGCGCGGCGTTCGGGCGTCAAGTCGAGCAGATCGCGCACGGCGTCCAGCACGCGGTCGCCGCTTACGGCGTCGACGACCTCCCCGTCTTCCACGATGCGCCGCTCCTGAATGGCGATGCACGCGCCGCCCGCGGCCATGGTCTCCGCATTCTTGACCT is a genomic window containing:
- the mraY gene encoding phospho-N-acetylmuramoyl-pentapeptide-transferase; this translates as MLYWIYEQAAAQGPVTSFVRLFGYITVRVGVAAVLGILGTLIFGGPMIRLLHRAGIHDTPRDYGVMKISDKKGTPQMGGTIFAFVTILVALLTCDLTSRFVQILFLALLWFTTIGAADDYLKIVVHKRADEGLSRREKLIYQGIFALLLALVCLIPGISPHERHLIGHITVPFIKGTIPLWILYLPFVVGVVLGISNAINLTDGMDGLATGPAIMTAGVYVIYAYILSHAQISNYLLFDQIKGAGEVAVFLAALFGSLIGFLWYNSYPATVFMGDAGSLAIGGVLATAAVLVKQELLFLIAGFLFCAEFGSSLIQDKLGVGRGALGMRLLSRAPMHDAFRLRGLAEPKVVVRMWIVAGIAAMLAVLALKLR
- the murJ gene encoding murein biosynthesis integral membrane protein MurJ, which codes for MRYVLTGGGTGGHVYPNLAIASELARRDPEAQFLYIGVAKGAEADIVPRHGIPVAFVPSRGLPSRKVSFAMLGFLLALALGTLKSLALLVRYRPRLVVATGGYASAPALLAARLLRRPTLVHEQNAYPGLVNRTFGKLAGRVCVSFEESLEHFVHNGVFVGYPVRPEILACREAVSEDQRRAWKRELGIDPDRRVVLVTGGSLGARTINRAVADFLPTLAADEALRSRVFVMHGVGRYAGKDYNAFEDTTARLHARGFDESRAGDFYRREVYLYDIEKWLRVADAIVCRAGAGSLAETMSLGVPAVVIPKSGLPGDHQVKNAETMAAGGACIAIQERRIVEDGEVVDAVSGDRVLDAVRDLLDLTPERRAAMREAAASFVVIDCLTSIGDEADKLVAPPKPKPTRVQRPRTFLVDPVGERTEVLFDRSRVGAGRWDDVRLKIGGLRRHHFDIKRTSRAVNGRIDETWILIPRRGRALMLRRHGESGTQDVDGPTPLAVGDAIVLPGEMELGLEFETVIVSQEEPGKGAVENVFSQGVGTLGAKVMGFFREAFLGRFFGAGVVMDVFAVALSLANLMREVVAEMALENAFLPSFRLFHGRSDDKRPAWRLAWQVFNLFFVLSAGLATLGILTCPWWIHLVAPGFVDKGLISQTVAMTRLMFPFLVLMSISAFLGTLLQSFDRFGPNAFSPVFYSIGVIFSVLVLNPLIGMYSLGIGVLVGGALQIAFQLFFLLRRGLREKVAWNAYRPTITAEPGVKKVTALSGPIFIDATLNKAGGVVDKILATPLIAGSVSALYFSRILVVFPFSVLSMSINRVFLRDLADVAATGDAKRYRDLIRRGIEATLMLILPTTALMVVLAAPLVRVIFEGGAFTAHNTAMTSLALVCYALGLLGWSLTSFYSRVFSSQLDTRTSMVTNAGSLAVYLVFALLLVRTPLQHAGLALATSIGFTFNMVWRHIIVARRLAADHAPLSPRDLLATVGKTVVAGIVMVLVVKLVFQDPGSGHGFLRNLWSFGTPAVLGLAVFVAFAYLMRTGPLLELLNFYSARLGLGRPFGRLPVRPHHDDENLNVRALGAAALLAEARRREFNEEEMSIVRERLENYLAHDDWWIRNIGIKLIGALKLADRIDALVGAITEQAKKRLRLVRVLTGDARDVGFVRRNALTSLVEIGAFDARVRDALLYALDDTYWEVRQYALRAAIAFAEDLRGDDEVFAKVIERMDDRHFEVAPVAIRAYAELAVTDGLGDRLTAFLDHPRWPIRLAAVDACRRLFDRGVMTDVAELRRVLGRTLLAGEMVEPISPLKRALRRALDGLPEEP